In Sedimentibacter sp. MB31-C6, one genomic interval encodes:
- a CDS encoding LamB/YcsF family protein, whose amino-acid sequence MYQVDLNSDIGESFGNYNLGLDEEVAKYISSANIACGFHAGDPNVMEKTVKTAIRENVSIGAHPGYPDLMGFGRRNINVSANEIKNYIKYQIGALWAFAQSSGIKLQHVKPHGAMYNMAAKNKELAKAIAEGIYEVDSDLILVGLANSELIRAGLEVNLKVANEVFADRAYNTDGTLVPRGKEGAVIHDTDIAINRVIKMVKEEKVKTISGEEINIKADTICVHGDNPQAVDFVNNIKKTLENEGIQIVSMKNFILS is encoded by the coding sequence AGGAGAGAGTTTTGGAAACTACAATCTTGGTCTAGATGAAGAAGTTGCAAAATATATTTCTTCTGCTAATATTGCATGTGGATTTCATGCAGGTGATCCTAATGTAATGGAAAAAACAGTTAAAACCGCCATAAGGGAAAATGTTTCCATCGGTGCCCATCCTGGATACCCTGACTTGATGGGATTTGGAAGAAGAAATATAAATGTTTCGGCTAATGAAATAAAAAATTATATAAAATATCAAATAGGAGCATTATGGGCTTTTGCTCAAAGTTCTGGGATAAAGCTCCAACATGTAAAACCACATGGTGCTATGTATAATATGGCTGCTAAAAATAAAGAATTAGCTAAAGCTATAGCTGAAGGCATTTATGAAGTGGATAGTGATTTAATTTTAGTTGGACTTGCCAATAGTGAATTAATTAGAGCAGGATTGGAAGTTAATCTTAAAGTAGCTAATGAAGTATTTGCTGACAGAGCATACAACACAGATGGTACTTTAGTACCTAGAGGTAAAGAAGGTGCTGTAATTCATGATACAGATATAGCAATTAATAGAGTAATTAAAATGGTCAAAGAAGAAAAAGTTAAAACTATTTCAGGTGAAGAAATCAATATTAAAGCTGACACAATATGCGTGCACGGAGATAATCCTCAAGCAGTAGATTTTGTCAATAATATTAAAAAGACTTTAGAAAATGAAGGTATTCAAATAGTATCTATGAAAAACTTTATTTTATCGTAA
- a CDS encoding NRAMP family divalent metal transporter: MGKKSNIGVLLGAAFLMATSAIGPGFLTQTAAFTEQYQASFGFAILISIILTIGVQLNIWRIIGVSGMRGQDIANKVLPGLGYFIAFLVALGGLVFNMGNVGGAALGLNVLFGIDISYGAIIGGVIGICIFLSKNAKSIVDKLTNVLGIIMILLAGYVAIVSKPPVTEAVVRTFNPVNLKDLIFPIITLLGGTVGGYITFSGGHRLIDAGITGEENLSEVNKSAGMGIGVASIMRVLFFLAILGVVSKGNALDPGNPAADAFLQAAGPIGYKFFGIVLFSAAISSVIGAAYTSVSFLKTLNKTIEKYENYFIIGFIAISSFIMAFLGQPAKLLILAGSVNGLILPITLATVLLASRKKEVVGESYKHPTWLIIFGIIIVIVTAYAGFNSLTNITKLFM; the protein is encoded by the coding sequence ATAGGAAAGAAATCAAATATAGGTGTTCTTTTAGGGGCAGCCTTTTTAATGGCTACTTCTGCAATTGGACCTGGTTTTTTAACACAAACAGCGGCATTTACTGAACAATATCAAGCAAGTTTTGGATTTGCAATTTTAATTTCAATTATTTTAACAATTGGTGTTCAATTAAATATATGGAGAATTATTGGTGTATCTGGTATGAGAGGCCAAGATATTGCTAATAAAGTTTTACCTGGACTAGGGTACTTTATAGCATTTTTAGTTGCATTAGGTGGACTTGTATTTAATATGGGTAATGTTGGTGGTGCAGCATTAGGCTTAAATGTTTTATTTGGTATAGATATAAGTTATGGTGCAATAATAGGTGGAGTTATAGGAATATGCATATTCTTATCTAAAAATGCGAAATCTATCGTAGATAAACTAACTAATGTATTAGGAATCATAATGATTTTGCTAGCAGGATACGTTGCTATTGTTAGTAAACCACCTGTTACAGAAGCAGTTGTTAGAACTTTTAATCCTGTAAATTTAAAAGACTTAATTTTCCCAATAATAACATTATTAGGTGGTACTGTTGGAGGATATATCACTTTTTCTGGTGGTCACCGTTTAATTGATGCTGGTATAACTGGAGAAGAGAATTTAAGTGAAGTTAACAAAAGTGCTGGTATGGGTATAGGTGTTGCTTCTATAATGAGGGTTTTATTTTTCCTAGCAATATTAGGTGTAGTTTCAAAGGGTAATGCTTTAGATCCTGGAAATCCTGCAGCAGATGCCTTTTTACAAGCAGCTGGTCCAATTGGATATAAATTCTTTGGTATAGTTTTATTTTCAGCTGCAATTAGTTCTGTTATTGGTGCTGCATATACTTCAGTATCATTTTTAAAGACATTAAATAAAACGATTGAAAAATATGAAAATTATTTTATAATTGGTTTTATCGCTATATCAAGTTTCATTATGGCATTTTTAGGTCAACCAGCTAAACTATTAATATTAGCCGGCTCTGTAAATGGACTTATATTACCTATAACTTTAGCTACAGTACTTTTAGCATCACGTAAAAAAGAAGTTGTTGGTGAAAGTTACAAACATCCTACATGGTTAATTATTTTTGGAATAATTATCGTTATAGTTACTGCATATGCAGGATTTAATTCACTTACTAACATTACAAAATTATTTATGTAA
- the pxpB gene encoding 5-oxoprolinase subunit PxpB gives MYEKTKYLLAGDKALDIEFGNSISEEINSKIRSMTVAIETQNVLGVIEAVPTYRSLMIHYDPLKTDFNKLKDTLKTLEENLDNIDLPEPEVIEIPTLYGGDYGPDIENVAKHNNMSVDEVIKIHTSEEYLIYMLGFTPGFPYLGGMDTKIATPRLQSPRTKIPGGSVGIAGEQTGIYPIDSPGGWQLIGRTPLDLFDPKREIPILLKAGNYIAFKSINETEYIEIKNAMNNGTYEYKKYPRKNWGDDNGTN, from the coding sequence ATGTATGAAAAAACTAAGTATCTTTTAGCAGGAGACAAAGCACTAGATATTGAGTTTGGAAATAGCATCTCAGAAGAAATTAACAGCAAAATAAGATCCATGACAGTGGCTATTGAAACTCAAAATGTATTAGGTGTGATAGAGGCAGTACCTACCTATCGTTCCTTAATGATACATTATGATCCTTTAAAAACAGACTTTAACAAACTTAAAGATACTTTAAAAACATTAGAAGAAAACTTAGATAACATAGACTTACCTGAACCAGAAGTTATTGAAATACCAACTTTATACGGTGGTGACTACGGACCTGACATAGAAAATGTAGCAAAACATAATAATATGTCCGTTGATGAAGTAATAAAAATTCACACTTCAGAAGAGTATTTAATATATATGCTAGGATTTACACCAGGTTTCCCATATTTAGGTGGTATGGATACTAAAATTGCTACACCTAGGCTTCAATCACCAAGAACAAAAATACCTGGTGGTTCTGTTGGAATTGCAGGTGAACAAACAGGAATTTATCCAATAGATAGTCCGGGTGGATGGCAGTTAATTGGACGTACTCCACTTGATTTATTTGACCCCAAACGTGAGATTCCCATTTTGCTAAAAGCTGGAAACTATATAGCATTTAAAAGTATAAATGAAACAGAATATATAGAAATTAAAAATGCAATGAATAATGGAACTTACGAATACAAAAAATATCCTAGAAAGAATTGGGGTGATGATAATGGGACAAATTAA
- a CDS encoding biotin-dependent carboxyltransferase family protein, with protein sequence MGQIKIINPGFLTTVQDLGRYGYQQYGVSVSGVMDQLSAKLANILVGNNEGEGLLEVTMMGPQIEFKSSILIAITGANMQPVINGNTINMNKSIIVNPGDKLSFKGLKNGCRSYIAFAGGIDVPIVMGSKSTFLRGKLGGFEGRALKAGDTLNIGQPSTSLYLLEGKETNENFYDMNNKTVELRVVLGPQDDAFTQKGLETFLSNEYHVTPNCDRMGYTLDGEKIEHKDKADIISDGISMGAIQVPSKGNPIIMMADRQTTGGYTKIGNVITSDLSKVAQAKPGDKIIFKKSSLQEAHALIKEIENKFEQIKFELSKQVKIEVLRTKKFNVRVNGNIYDVKVDEIK encoded by the coding sequence ATGGGACAAATTAAAATAATAAATCCTGGATTTTTAACTACAGTACAAGATTTAGGTAGATATGGCTATCAACAATATGGCGTATCTGTATCAGGTGTTATGGACCAGTTGTCAGCTAAATTGGCCAATATATTAGTAGGAAATAATGAAGGTGAAGGATTGTTAGAAGTAACAATGATGGGTCCTCAAATTGAATTTAAATCTTCTATTCTAATTGCTATAACTGGAGCTAACATGCAACCTGTGATTAATGGAAACACTATAAACATGAATAAGTCTATCATAGTTAATCCTGGTGACAAATTATCATTTAAGGGATTGAAAAACGGATGCAGAAGTTATATTGCATTTGCCGGAGGAATTGATGTTCCTATAGTTATGGGAAGTAAATCCACTTTCCTTAGGGGGAAGTTAGGTGGATTTGAAGGAAGAGCTTTAAAAGCTGGAGATACTTTAAATATAGGCCAACCCTCTACTTCATTATATTTACTTGAAGGAAAAGAAACAAATGAAAATTTTTATGATATGAATAATAAAACAGTTGAATTAAGAGTTGTTTTAGGTCCTCAAGATGATGCTTTCACTCAAAAGGGATTAGAAACATTTCTTTCTAATGAATATCATGTAACACCAAATTGCGATAGAATGGGATATACTTTAGATGGTGAGAAAATAGAGCATAAAGATAAAGCAGATATAATCTCAGATGGTATATCAATGGGAGCTATACAAGTTCCAAGTAAAGGTAATCCAATAATTATGATGGCAGACAGACAAACTACTGGTGGTTATACTAAAATTGGAAATGTAATAACCTCAGATTTGTCAAAAGTAGCCCAAGCTAAACCTGGAGATAAAATTATTTTTAAAAAATCTTCTCTTCAGGAAGCACATGCTTTAATTAAAGAAATAGAAAATAAATTTGAACAAATAAAGTTTGAATTAAGCAAACAAGTTAAAATAGAAGTTTTAAGAACAAAAAAATTCAATGTACGAGTTAATGGTAATATATATGATGTGAAAGTAGATGAAATTAAGTAA
- a CDS encoding putative hydro-lyase yields MLELANMSPKEVRTLIRKGELVQPTSGMCRGHIQANLAIVPKDLAFDFLLFAQRNPKPCPILDVTDIGDPEPKLMAKGGDLRYDIPKYRIYKNGVLTEEVDNLKNYWRDDLVGFLIGCSFSFESAMLNASIPIRHIEDNHNVPMYITNIECEPAGKFHGNMVVSMRPIPYKLITRAVQATSRFPQVHGAPVHIGDPNFIGIKDINKPDFGDPSLIKEGEVPVFWACGVTPQSIAMTSKPELMITHSPGHMFICDPVDEDLAVL; encoded by the coding sequence ATGTTAGAATTAGCAAACATGAGTCCAAAAGAAGTGAGAACATTAATTAGAAAAGGTGAATTAGTACAACCTACATCTGGTATGTGCAGAGGTCATATACAAGCGAATTTAGCTATTGTACCAAAAGATTTGGCTTTTGATTTTCTTTTATTTGCACAAAGAAATCCAAAACCATGCCCCATTCTTGATGTTACAGATATAGGTGATCCAGAACCAAAATTAATGGCAAAAGGCGGCGATTTAAGATACGATATTCCAAAGTATCGTATTTATAAAAACGGTGTTTTAACAGAAGAAGTTGATAATTTAAAAAACTACTGGAGAGACGATTTAGTTGGATTTTTAATAGGTTGCAGTTTTTCCTTTGAATCCGCCATGTTAAATGCATCTATTCCTATAAGACATATTGAAGACAATCATAATGTACCTATGTATATTACTAATATAGAGTGTGAACCAGCAGGTAAATTTCATGGAAATATGGTTGTAAGTATGAGACCTATACCTTATAAGTTAATAACAAGAGCCGTTCAAGCTACATCAAGATTTCCACAGGTGCATGGTGCCCCTGTTCATATAGGAGACCCAAATTTTATAGGTATAAAAGATATTAACAAACCAGATTTCGGCGATCCTTCATTAATCAAAGAAGGTGAAGTACCTGTATTTTGGGCTTGTGGTGTTACCCCTCAATCTATAGCTATGACTAGTAAACCTGAATTAATGATAACACATTCACCAGGACATATGTTTATATGTGATCCCGTTGATGAAGATTTAGCTGTTCTATAA
- a CDS encoding amidohydrolase family protein — MNKYLLKNAKIIDENGELKENINLYITNGKIQKLVNYENKECIKEYEEIDCTGFYITPSFVNLHTHSPMNIMKGIAEDISIDNWFNEKVFPYESKLEAEDVYWGGVIAAVEMINNGVTAFADHYFYQESVYKAIEDTGIRGDIAPTIFGLADDYKKQLKESVKFVEKYNGKNSKISVRLGPHAPYTCPGDILKEIIDSAKKLDVGIHLHVSETKNQVEESIRLTGKTPIEILYESGGFEVDVIIAHGLWTTKEDLKYINNNATFAFSPKTYMKLSMGEGNIYDLKNKLNYSFGTDGAASSNTLNPLEQARYFALNGKLLKCNASDFDILEIWKSLMNGHNAFKFNTGKIKEGYDADLLIWDLNSVNTSPIYNPLTSIIYSSDSNNIKYTMVQGEFLKYDGKLKADVPNIIEKVQHIQEKILLRGKGKSKVSYN, encoded by the coding sequence ATGAATAAATATTTATTAAAAAATGCAAAAATAATTGATGAAAATGGAGAATTAAAAGAAAATATTAATTTATATATAACTAATGGGAAAATCCAAAAGTTAGTGAACTATGAAAATAAAGAATGTATAAAAGAATATGAAGAAATTGATTGTACAGGTTTCTATATTACACCTAGTTTTGTAAATCTTCACACACATTCACCTATGAATATTATGAAAGGTATTGCTGAAGATATATCTATAGATAATTGGTTCAATGAAAAAGTTTTCCCCTATGAAAGTAAACTAGAAGCAGAGGATGTATATTGGGGAGGAGTTATTGCAGCTGTTGAAATGATTAACAATGGAGTTACTGCTTTTGCTGATCATTATTTTTATCAAGAATCAGTATACAAGGCAATAGAGGATACAGGTATAAGAGGAGATATAGCACCAACAATATTTGGTTTGGCGGATGATTATAAAAAACAATTAAAAGAATCTGTTAAATTTGTAGAAAAATATAATGGAAAGAATTCAAAAATTAGTGTTAGACTTGGACCTCATGCACCATATACGTGTCCAGGAGATATACTAAAAGAAATTATTGATTCAGCAAAAAAGCTTGATGTTGGTATACATTTACATGTATCAGAAACTAAAAATCAGGTAGAAGAAAGTATAAGACTTACTGGAAAAACTCCAATAGAAATTCTTTATGAAAGTGGAGGATTCGAGGTTGATGTTATAATAGCACATGGGCTTTGGACAACAAAAGAGGATTTAAAGTATATTAATAATAATGCAACATTTGCTTTTAGTCCAAAAACTTATATGAAGTTGAGTATGGGAGAAGGAAATATATATGACCTTAAAAATAAATTGAATTATTCCTTTGGTACTGATGGTGCAGCTAGTTCTAATACATTGAATCCTTTAGAACAAGCTAGATATTTTGCTTTAAATGGTAAACTTTTAAAGTGTAATGCTTCTGATTTTGATATATTAGAAATTTGGAAGAGTCTTATGAATGGTCATAATGCTTTTAAATTTAATACTGGAAAGATTAAGGAAGGTTATGATGCTGATTTGCTCATTTGGGATTTAAACAGTGTTAACACCTCTCCTATTTACAATCCGCTTACATCAATAATTTATAGTTCTGATTCTAATAATATTAAATACACGATGGTACAGGGTGAATTTTTAAAATATGATGGAAAATTAAAGGCAGATGTTCCTAATATAATAGAGAAGGTTCAGCATATTCAAGAAAAAATATTGTTAAGAGGAAAAGGAAAGAGTAAAGTTAGTTATAATTAA
- a CDS encoding DEAD/DEAH box helicase produces MNFIELGISESIINVLKYSGITDPTPIQQNSISVIKEGKDVIGEAQTGTGKTLAFLIPIFEKISLKTDTIQTLIITPTRELAIQITNEALKLKKAKDINILAAYGGKDIAGQVRKLKKNIHMVIATPGRLLDHIERKTVDLSNLKTIVIDEADQMLLMGFKKEVEAIIKETNKGRQTLCFSATLDSDVKKLAYKYMNNPVIVTVPKEGMTLNNIKQQVVETTDRKKQDALCKVLDEDRPFMGIIFCRTKVRVDKLDEDLYMKGYNCKKLHSDIPQSKREKIMKSFRKGDIQYLIATDVAARGLDIGGVSHIYNYDIPENAESYIHRIGRTGRAGEEGYTCLFVAQKDMNILLDIEKKIGLKIDRRIIHE; encoded by the coding sequence ATGAATTTCATAGAACTCGGAATTAGCGAAAGTATTATAAATGTATTAAAATATTCTGGAATTACTGATCCAACACCAATACAACAAAATAGCATAAGTGTTATTAAAGAAGGTAAAGATGTTATAGGGGAAGCACAAACAGGTACAGGAAAAACACTTGCTTTTCTTATACCAATTTTCGAGAAAATTTCTTTAAAAACTGACACGATTCAAACTTTGATAATAACACCAACGCGTGAATTAGCTATACAGATAACAAATGAAGCCCTGAAATTAAAAAAGGCTAAAGATATAAATATTCTGGCTGCTTATGGTGGGAAGGACATTGCAGGTCAGGTGAGAAAATTAAAGAAAAATATACATATGGTTATAGCAACACCTGGAAGGCTTTTAGATCATATTGAAAGAAAAACTGTCGATTTAAGTAACTTGAAAACAATTGTTATAGACGAGGCGGATCAAATGCTTTTAATGGGGTTTAAAAAAGAAGTGGAAGCCATAATAAAGGAAACAAATAAGGGACGACAAACTTTATGTTTTTCTGCTACATTAGATTCAGATGTTAAAAAATTGGCATATAAATATATGAATAACCCTGTTATAGTTACTGTACCTAAAGAAGGTATGACATTAAATAACATAAAACAGCAAGTTGTTGAGACAACAGATAGAAAAAAACAAGATGCTTTGTGTAAAGTTTTAGATGAAGATAGACCTTTTATGGGAATAATATTTTGCAGAACAAAGGTGAGAGTAGACAAATTAGATGAAGATTTATATATGAAAGGTTATAATTGTAAAAAATTACATAGTGATATACCTCAATCTAAACGAGAGAAAATAATGAAGTCTTTTAGAAAAGGGGATATTCAGTATTTAATAGCTACTGATGTAGCGGCTAGAGGTCTTGATATTGGAGGTGTAAGTCACATATACAACTATGACATACCTGAAAATGCTGAATCATATATACATAGAATTGGAAGGACTGGAAGGGCAGGAGAAGAAGGATATACATGTTTGTTTGTAGCACAGAAAGATATGAATATTCTATTAGATATAGAGAAAAAGATAGGCCTTAAAATTGACAGGAGGATTATTCATGAATAA
- a CDS encoding HD domain-containing phosphohydrolase, translating into MNDNFYKHLIDKLPIGYAFIKVINNDSGCPYDYEFIEVNEIFEEIARMESSRIVGKRISKLFPNLEISVFNQICNDLKNENIEKKQFEQFLKELKKWYKIIVYSPKKDFLIIHLIDITMEKDQLIELENSRRRMENILEGTNVGTWELNMDTGEVNRNERWADILGYTLEELYPITRDTWKNMVHPDDLVVELDRDNKLYNREIEYYDDEYRMRHKDGSWVWIQDRGKVISWSDDGKPLIISGTHTDITERKKLEIELANEKNLLKTTLISVGDGVISTDNKGKIVFINKVAELLTGWTQEEAKNKPFKEVFNTVNELTREKCENIVKKVLKRKKILEIANHTILISKKGMEISIEDRAAPIVQENGDIVGVVLVFRDCSDKKKKQEEILYLSYCDQLTGLYNRRFFEEEVNRLNIKENLPITLIMADVNGLKLINDSFGHTLGDELLKRVADILKQGCRNSDIIARLGGDEFVVILTNTDSYQAEQIIKRINALAFEEKIGAVDISISLGYETKYNENDNMLEIFKNAEDNMYRNKLYESASIRNKTIDLIMNTLYEKSNREMLHSKRVSKLSEAIAISMGLDRDKSNQIRIAGLMHDIGKIGVDEKILNKSQMLNSDEWKEMRRHTEIGYRILSSSNDFSEIAEYVLKHHERWDGKGYPGGFKGEEISLQSRIIAIADAFDAMTSDRPYRKGMSLKEAIAELYRCSGTQFDSNITNVFINKVLQK; encoded by the coding sequence ATGAATGATAATTTTTACAAACATTTAATTGATAAATTGCCTATAGGATATGCATTTATTAAAGTTATTAATAATGATAGTGGTTGTCCATACGATTACGAATTTATAGAAGTCAATGAAATTTTTGAGGAAATTGCAAGAATGGAAAGTTCAAGGATTGTTGGCAAAAGAATTTCTAAATTATTTCCAAACTTAGAAATTAGTGTGTTCAATCAGATTTGCAATGATTTAAAAAATGAAAATATTGAAAAAAAACAATTTGAGCAATTTTTAAAGGAATTAAAGAAGTGGTATAAAATAATTGTATATTCTCCTAAAAAGGATTTTTTGATAATTCATCTAATAGATATAACCATGGAAAAAGACCAGCTTATTGAGTTGGAAAACAGTCGCAGGAGAATGGAAAACATTTTAGAAGGTACAAATGTAGGCACATGGGAACTAAACATGGATACAGGAGAAGTTAATCGTAATGAACGTTGGGCTGATATTTTAGGTTATACACTTGAAGAATTGTATCCGATAACTAGAGATACATGGAAAAACATGGTACATCCAGATGATTTAGTTGTAGAACTTGATAGAGATAATAAACTTTATAACAGAGAAATAGAGTATTATGATGATGAATATCGCATGAGACACAAAGATGGTAGTTGGGTTTGGATTCAGGATAGAGGCAAGGTTATTTCTTGGTCAGATGATGGTAAACCTCTTATAATAAGTGGAACACATACTGATATAACAGAAAGAAAAAAATTGGAAATTGAATTGGCAAATGAGAAAAACCTTTTAAAAACAACATTAATATCTGTAGGTGATGGTGTTATTTCAACTGATAATAAAGGTAAAATTGTTTTTATTAACAAAGTTGCAGAACTATTAACAGGTTGGACACAAGAGGAAGCAAAAAATAAACCTTTTAAGGAAGTATTTAATACTGTAAATGAATTAACTAGAGAAAAATGTGAGAATATAGTAAAAAAAGTATTGAAAAGAAAAAAGATACTTGAAATTGCAAATCATACTATTCTTATTTCAAAAAAAGGTATGGAAATATCTATTGAAGATAGAGCTGCTCCTATTGTTCAAGAGAATGGAGACATTGTTGGAGTAGTATTAGTATTTAGAGATTGTTCAGATAAAAAGAAAAAACAAGAGGAAATACTTTACTTAAGTTACTGTGACCAACTAACAGGACTTTATAATCGTAGATTTTTTGAAGAAGAAGTTAATAGACTTAATATTAAGGAAAATTTGCCAATTACTCTTATTATGGCTGATGTAAATGGTTTAAAACTTATTAATGATTCATTTGGACATACACTTGGTGATGAGTTGCTTAAAAGGGTAGCAGATATTTTAAAACAAGGATGTCGAAACTCTGATATTATTGCTAGGCTTGGCGGTGACGAGTTTGTAGTCATATTAACTAATACCGACTCTTATCAAGCAGAACAAATTATTAAACGTATTAATGCCCTTGCTTTTGAAGAAAAAATAGGAGCTGTCGACATTTCCATATCCTTAGGATATGAAACCAAATATAATGAAAATGATAATATGCTTGAAATATTCAAAAATGCTGAAGATAATATGTATAGAAACAAGCTTTATGAAAGTGCTAGTATTAGGAATAAAACAATAGATTTAATAATGAATACTTTATATGAAAAAAGTAATAGAGAGATGTTGCATTCAAAGCGAGTAAGTAAACTTAGTGAGGCAATTGCAATTAGTATGGGTTTAGATAGAGATAAATCAAACCAAATTAGAATAGCTGGACTCATGCATGATATAGGAAAAATTGGAGTTGATGAGAAAATACTTAATAAGTCTCAAATGTTAAATAGTGATGAATGGAAAGAAATGAGACGACATACTGAAATAGGATATAGAATACTTAGTTCATCAAATGATTTTTCAGAAATTGCAGAATATGTTCTTAAACATCATGAGCGGTGGGATGGAAAGGGATATCCAGGTGGTTTTAAGGGTGAAGAAATATCATTACAATCAAGAATCATAGCAATTGCAGATGCATTTGACGCAATGACAAGTGATAGACCTTATAGAAAAGGAATGAGTTTAAAAGAAGCAATTGCAGAATTATATAGATGCTCAGGGACTCAATTTGATTCTAATATAACTAATGTATTTATAAATAAGGTTTTACAAAAATAG